In one window of Pseudomonas putida DNA:
- a CDS encoding group I truncated hemoglobin, whose amino-acid sequence MTDQNASTEQQPSLYTRLGGYDVIYQFAGAVLRKTMAHPAIGHIWAHMSESTFQKEHINFVDFLSQHWGGSAKYRGRDMVTAHRGMGLTEVHWQATLDCLEECYNDYNLAPELRKEVNDFLVKFKPAVIGSPSYRDVVLANPEMDPAKGMKSVGVVWPARDEAAAQAAVPRLES is encoded by the coding sequence ATGACTGACCAAAACGCATCCACCGAACAACAACCTTCGCTGTACACCCGCCTGGGCGGCTACGACGTGATCTACCAGTTTGCCGGTGCGGTATTGCGCAAGACCATGGCCCACCCGGCGATTGGGCATATCTGGGCGCATATGTCCGAGTCGACCTTTCAGAAAGAGCACATCAACTTTGTCGACTTCCTCTCCCAGCACTGGGGCGGCAGCGCCAAGTACCGCGGCCGCGACATGGTCACCGCCCACCGTGGCATGGGCCTGACCGAGGTGCACTGGCAAGCCACGCTGGACTGCCTGGAGGAATGCTACAACGACTACAACCTGGCGCCGGAGCTGCGCAAAGAGGTCAACGACTTTTTGGTCAAGTTCAAGCCGGCGGTGATCGGCAGCCCGTCCTACCGCGACGTGGTGCTGGCCAACCCTGAAATGGACCCGGCCAAGGGCATGAAGAGCGTTGGCGTGGTCTGGCCCGCGCGCGATGAAGCGGCAGCACAGGCAGCGGTACCCAGGCTTGAGTCGTAA
- a CDS encoding GNAT family N-acetyltransferase → MNTPVFRPATPSDVDRCYHIETTAYEGDEAATREKIATRIAQYPEGFLVLEQDGQVVGFINSGCAHEVVMSDEAFKELVGHDAQAPNVVIMSVVVDPAFQGRGFAGQLMTRFITQMRERGKATIHLMCKDQHVGLYEKMGYEYVKPSSSDHGGMAWHEMVMSL, encoded by the coding sequence ATGAATACGCCTGTTTTCCGCCCCGCCACGCCTTCGGATGTGGACCGCTGCTATCACATCGAAACCACCGCCTACGAGGGCGACGAAGCGGCCACGCGGGAGAAGATTGCCACGCGCATCGCCCAGTACCCGGAGGGTTTCCTGGTGCTGGAACAGGACGGTCAAGTGGTGGGTTTCATCAACAGTGGTTGTGCCCACGAGGTGGTGATGTCCGATGAGGCGTTCAAGGAACTGGTGGGGCACGATGCCCAGGCGCCCAATGTGGTGATCATGTCGGTGGTGGTCGATCCGGCGTTTCAGGGGCGCGGTTTCGCCGGGCAACTGATGACGCGCTTCATCACGCAGATGCGTGAACGTGGCAAGGCGACCATTCACCTGATGTGCAAAGACCAGCATGTAGGGTTGTACGAAAAGATGGGATACGAGTACGTGAAACCTTCCAGCTCCGATCACGGTGGCATGGCTTGGCATGAAATGGTCATGAGCCTCTGA
- a CDS encoding transporter, with protein sequence MKQLRYLMLAAAAPCLSVQAVEVSPGDYEVLPADKTIGVVYYQHSTTDSAYAQGHKASSDFNLTSDVGILRLLHVYKLTDRLTIEPQFLLPFGHVSSGGDASALGSTSGIGDLILTAPLKYRLNEANDTVGATVYLIAPTGNYDRKDALNLGENRWKVDLQAAYIKHFDEKWAVDVVGDAIWYGDNDDFGANSVRREQDMSYAAQLMGRYIIDPGTSLALGFGHTWGGENKIDGISQDDRGETTNFRVTATKFFTAQDQLQMQLGRDLAVENGPKENFRLNLRYVRVF encoded by the coding sequence ATGAAACAGCTCCGTTACCTGATGCTCGCAGCGGCCGCGCCGTGCCTGTCTGTGCAGGCAGTTGAAGTTTCGCCGGGGGATTACGAAGTGCTGCCGGCGGATAAAACCATCGGAGTGGTGTATTACCAGCACTCCACTACCGACAGTGCCTACGCCCAGGGCCACAAGGCCAGTTCGGACTTCAACCTGACCTCCGACGTTGGCATCCTGCGTTTGCTCCACGTTTATAAACTGACCGACCGGCTGACCATCGAGCCGCAGTTTTTACTGCCGTTCGGCCACGTTTCCAGCGGCGGTGACGCCTCGGCGCTGGGCAGCACCAGCGGTATCGGCGACCTCATCCTGACCGCGCCGCTCAAGTACCGCTTGAATGAGGCCAACGACACCGTTGGCGCCACAGTTTATTTGATCGCCCCGACCGGTAACTACGACCGCAAAGACGCGCTCAACCTGGGCGAAAACCGCTGGAAGGTCGACTTGCAGGCAGCGTACATCAAGCACTTCGACGAGAAGTGGGCGGTCGACGTGGTCGGTGATGCGATCTGGTACGGCGACAACGACGACTTCGGTGCCAACTCGGTTCGCCGTGAACAGGACATGTCCTACGCAGCGCAGTTGATGGGGCGCTACATCATCGACCCGGGCACGTCCCTTGCCCTTGGTTTTGGCCACACCTGGGGTGGTGAAAACAAAATTGATGGCATTTCCCAGGATGACCGCGGCGAGACCACCAACTTCCGCGTCACCGCCACCAAGTTCTTTACCGCTCAGGACCAGCTGCAGATGCAACTGGGGCGTGACCTCGCGGTAGAAAATGGACCGAAAGAGAACTTCCGTCTGAACCTCAGGTATGTCCGGGTCTTTTAA
- a CDS encoding LysR family transcriptional regulator — protein MALDMLREIQAFVSVAHKRSFVTAARALGRSPSAVTRAVQALEDNAGTRLLNRSANAVTLTEAGEHLLPHAQRLLEVQRDAADELAALSGSAQGWIRFAVPELLGQKVLPAVLADFSQRHPQVTLDVQFVDQALDPVQGKFDFVVRGAFPQSSELIGYPLWTYRRHLYASPAYLQQHGLPLEPEELSGHALILHTAPRILKAWHFCRDGQITSLRPRPRLRLSAGTAVYQSALAGAGIARLADWLGEPQVQAGRLLRVCPAYHLTSSSGQDPQMHALYPPGEQPARVRELLQAMRRARP, from the coding sequence ATGGCACTGGACATGCTGCGCGAAATACAGGCCTTCGTCAGCGTCGCCCATAAGCGCAGCTTCGTTACCGCTGCCCGCGCGCTGGGGCGCTCACCCAGCGCCGTAACCCGTGCAGTGCAAGCACTGGAGGACAACGCTGGCACCCGCCTGCTCAATCGCAGTGCCAACGCCGTGACCCTGACCGAAGCCGGTGAGCACCTGCTGCCACATGCACAACGCTTGCTGGAGGTGCAACGTGATGCCGCCGATGAGTTGGCGGCGCTGAGCGGTTCGGCGCAAGGCTGGATCCGCTTCGCAGTGCCCGAACTGTTAGGCCAGAAAGTACTGCCAGCGGTACTCGCAGACTTTTCCCAGCGTCACCCCCAGGTAACCCTGGACGTACAGTTCGTCGACCAGGCCCTGGACCCGGTGCAAGGCAAGTTCGATTTCGTCGTGCGCGGCGCCTTTCCCCAGTCAAGCGAACTGATCGGCTATCCACTGTGGACCTACCGCCGCCACCTGTACGCCAGCCCGGCGTACCTGCAGCAACACGGTTTGCCACTGGAGCCAGAGGAGTTGAGCGGCCATGCGCTGATCCTGCACACCGCTCCACGCATCCTCAAGGCTTGGCACTTCTGCCGCGACGGCCAGATCACCAGCCTGCGACCACGTCCGCGCCTGCGCCTGTCCGCTGGCACTGCGGTGTATCAAAGCGCGCTGGCAGGCGCCGGCATCGCCCGCCTCGCCGACTGGCTGGGCGAACCACAAGTGCAGGCCGGGCGCTTGCTGCGGGTATGTCCGGCGTATCACCTGACCTCCAGCAGCGGCCAGGATCCACAGATGCATGCGCTCTATCCGCCAGGCGAACAACCGGCTCGGGTCCGTGAACTGCTGCAAGCGATGCGTCGTGCACGTCCCTGA
- a CDS encoding carboxymuconolactone decarboxylase family protein translates to MTNRLDYNQLAPGGAKALGGVYAYVMQSGLDATLVELVYLRVSQINNCAYCLDMHTRDLIKKGQKIEKIALVQAWAEAGDLFDARERAALAWAEQVTRVAQTGVPDDAYAAARLVFAERELIDLTIAISLMNAYNRMAISFRNTPKAVGELAR, encoded by the coding sequence ATGACCAACCGACTCGATTACAACCAACTGGCACCCGGTGGGGCAAAGGCCCTGGGAGGGGTCTACGCCTATGTCATGCAGAGCGGCCTCGATGCAACGCTGGTAGAACTGGTCTACCTGCGGGTCTCGCAGATCAACAACTGCGCCTATTGCCTGGACATGCATACCCGCGACCTGATCAAGAAAGGCCAGAAGATCGAGAAGATCGCTCTGGTCCAGGCCTGGGCAGAAGCGGGCGATCTGTTCGATGCGCGCGAGCGGGCGGCACTTGCCTGGGCCGAGCAGGTCACGCGAGTGGCGCAGACCGGTGTGCCGGATGACGCCTATGCGGCAGCCCGCCTGGTGTTTGCCGAGCGCGAGCTGATCGACCTGACGATCGCCATCAGCTTGATGAACGCATACAACCGTATGGCCATCAGTTTCCGCAACACGCCCAAGGCCGTCGGGGAGTTGGCGCGATGA
- a CDS encoding PLP-dependent aminotransferase family protein — protein sequence MPLNVSIDRAAKTPLTEQIRASIGAAIESGVLKPGARLPSWLDLAAQLGVSRGTVRAAYEMLVDAQLVVASRAEGTRVCDRPALPAREETPPRETPFMELYREFTAGPAIFQLGVPAHESSPARLFSQIRSHAMRSEMRGSIQYPDPRGELELRRVVAAYVAIARGIECLPSQVIITSGFAGGLGLLLQTLGIGGRKAWIEDPGFPFSRKGLELAGLVPVPVPVDASGMDVEQGRRLAPDAAVALVTPGQHAPLGVTMSLPRRLNLLDWAAQNNAWIIEDDYLSELQLESRAAPALASLDRNGRVVHIGSFSKTISPALRLGFLIAPPALAPRLGEVAACLSPAPGPAVQLATAEFMQQGHYLRHLRRAKRLYRSQRDELLSALKERPLGADICTAGLAVLLRLPAETPDVSIVREASMFGMSPGALSPWYLDQARASSGILLGIATSSGRELERCCDRLDEIVGRFVEG from the coding sequence ATGCCGCTCAACGTCAGCATCGACCGCGCTGCAAAAACACCCTTGACCGAGCAGATCCGCGCCAGCATCGGTGCCGCGATCGAATCCGGCGTACTCAAGCCTGGCGCACGCCTCCCCTCCTGGCTGGACCTCGCCGCCCAGTTGGGCGTATCGCGCGGCACCGTGCGCGCCGCCTACGAGATGCTCGTGGATGCCCAGCTCGTGGTCGCCTCACGGGCGGAAGGCACACGCGTCTGCGACCGGCCAGCACTCCCCGCGCGCGAAGAAACACCCCCGCGCGAAACTCCGTTCATGGAGTTGTACCGCGAGTTCACCGCAGGCCCCGCAATCTTCCAGCTCGGTGTTCCGGCCCATGAAAGCTCGCCAGCGAGGCTGTTCAGCCAAATCCGCTCACATGCCATGCGCTCGGAGATGCGCGGCTCGATCCAGTACCCCGACCCGCGGGGCGAACTGGAACTGCGTCGGGTGGTGGCCGCCTATGTGGCCATCGCCCGAGGCATCGAGTGCCTGCCCTCACAGGTGATCATCACCAGTGGTTTTGCCGGCGGGCTCGGCCTGCTTCTGCAGACGCTGGGCATCGGCGGCCGCAAGGCCTGGATCGAAGACCCCGGCTTTCCGTTCTCCCGAAAAGGCCTGGAGCTCGCCGGGCTGGTGCCGGTTCCCGTCCCGGTGGACGCATCGGGGATGGACGTCGAACAAGGCCGACGCCTGGCGCCGGATGCCGCCGTCGCCCTGGTCACCCCCGGACAGCACGCTCCACTGGGCGTCACGATGTCCCTGCCCAGACGCCTGAACCTGCTCGACTGGGCCGCGCAGAACAACGCCTGGATCATCGAAGACGACTACCTCAGCGAGCTGCAACTGGAGTCCAGGGCAGCACCCGCCCTCGCCTCCCTGGACCGCAATGGCCGTGTGGTGCACATCGGCTCCTTCAGCAAGACCATCAGCCCCGCGCTGCGCCTGGGCTTCCTCATCGCCCCACCGGCACTGGCCCCCAGGCTCGGCGAAGTCGCCGCCTGCCTGAGCCCCGCGCCAGGTCCCGCCGTGCAACTGGCCACCGCGGAATTCATGCAGCAGGGGCATTACCTGCGCCATCTTCGCCGGGCGAAACGCCTATACCGCAGCCAGCGTGACGAACTGCTCAGCGCCTTGAAAGAAAGGCCACTGGGCGCCGACATTTGCACCGCCGGGCTGGCGGTACTGCTGCGACTGCCGGCTGAGACGCCGGATGTGAGTATTGTCAGAGAAGCGTCGATGTTCGGCATGTCGCCTGGGGCATTGTCGCCGTGGTATCTGGACCAGGCGCGGGCCAGCAGCGGGATTCTGCTTGGTATTGCGACCAGCTCGGGGCGAGAGCTGGAGCGGTGCTGTGATCGGCTGGATGAGATTGTTGGGCGGTTTGTGGAGGGGTGA
- a CDS encoding alpha/beta fold hydrolase — protein sequence MSSPHRFRYPALLAAVLMPLSLVATGAAFAADPMPAAPSTQTAHDTFGPLKHIKAGVLDVAYVEQGPADGPVVILLHGWPYDIHSFESVTPLLAAKGYRVLVPYVRGYGDTRFLSDKTPRNAQPSALASDVIAFMDALHVQKAVLAGFDWGARSADIVSALWPERVKALVSVSGYLISSQEAAKAPLPPSAELQWWYQFYFATERGRAGYEKNRHDFAKLIWQLASPKWAFDDATFDRSAKALDNPDQVAITVNNYRWRLGLAQGETQYDPLEAKLARFPAITVPTITLEGDANGAPHPPADAYRQRFTGKYEHRLLTGGIGHNPPQEAPAAFAQAVVDADHL from the coding sequence ATGTCCAGCCCTCACCGTTTCAGATACCCCGCTCTGCTCGCCGCCGTACTGATGCCGCTGAGCCTCGTTGCCACAGGCGCAGCCTTCGCCGCCGACCCAATGCCTGCCGCCCCAAGCACGCAAACCGCTCACGACACCTTTGGCCCGCTCAAGCACATCAAGGCCGGCGTGCTGGATGTCGCCTACGTCGAACAGGGCCCCGCCGACGGTCCCGTAGTCATCCTGCTGCACGGCTGGCCCTATGACATCCACAGCTTCGAAAGCGTGACGCCCCTGCTCGCTGCCAAGGGTTATCGCGTCCTGGTGCCCTATGTTCGCGGCTACGGCGACACCCGCTTCCTCTCCGACAAGACACCTCGCAACGCTCAACCCTCGGCCCTGGCCAGCGATGTGATCGCCTTCATGGACGCCCTGCACGTGCAAAAGGCCGTGCTCGCCGGCTTCGACTGGGGTGCGCGCAGCGCCGACATCGTCTCGGCCCTGTGGCCCGAACGGGTCAAGGCACTGGTCTCGGTCAGCGGCTATCTCATCAGCAGCCAGGAGGCCGCCAAGGCCCCGCTGCCGCCCAGTGCCGAGCTGCAATGGTGGTACCAGTTCTACTTCGCCACCGAGCGCGGCCGTGCCGGGTATGAAAAGAATCGCCATGATTTCGCCAAGCTGATCTGGCAGCTCGCCTCGCCTAAGTGGGCATTCGACGATGCCACCTTCGATCGCAGTGCCAAGGCGCTGGACAACCCTGACCAGGTGGCGATCACAGTCAACAACTACCGCTGGCGCCTGGGCCTGGCGCAGGGCGAGACTCAATACGACCCGCTGGAAGCGAAACTGGCCAGGTTCCCCGCAATCACGGTACCGACCATCACCCTCGAAGGTGACGCCAACGGCGCACCGCATCCGCCGGCAGACGCCTATCGGCAACGTTTTACCGGGAAGTACGAGCATCGCCTGCTGACCGGCGGGATTGGCCATAACCCACCGCAGGAGGCACCTGCTGCCTTCGCACAGGCAGTGGTGGACGCCGACCACCTTTGA
- a CDS encoding amidase translates to MAITRPTLEQLQALATRLHLQLTPEQASEYLALMQPSLDAYDLVDELPDFTPLVRYERTSGYRPSSLENPLNAWYYRTEVMGASSGKLLGKTVALKDNISLAGVPMMNGAAPLAGHLPAFDATVVTRLLDAGVTILGKATCEHYCLSGASHTSDPAPVHNPLRPGFSTGGSSSGSAALVAAGEVDLAVGGDQGGSARIPAAWCGIYGLKPTFGLVPYTGVMAVEATFDHLGPMTNNVRDNALMLEVMAGADGLDPRQGAPEIDAYSHYLDRGVDGLRIGILQQGFELANLDPRVAKSVRSAITQFEALGALVEEVSVPEHALAGALWGPIGCEGLTMQMMHGNGAGFNWKGLYDVGLLDKQVSWRTQADALSPSLKLCMLVGQFGLDHYHGRYYAKAQNIARFARAGYDKALEQYDLLVMPTVPIIAQPLPKADCSITDNVSRALEMLGNTAAQDITGHPAMSIPCGLVDGLPVGLMLVGKHYAEGTIYQAAAAFEGAVDWRTL, encoded by the coding sequence ATGGCCATCACCCGCCCGACGCTCGAACAACTGCAGGCCCTCGCCACTCGCCTGCATCTGCAACTGACCCCCGAGCAAGCCAGCGAATACCTGGCGCTTATGCAGCCCAGCCTGGACGCCTACGACCTGGTCGACGAGCTGCCCGACTTCACCCCGCTGGTGCGCTACGAGCGCACCTCCGGTTATCGCCCGTCCAGCCTCGAAAACCCTCTGAACGCCTGGTACTACCGCACCGAGGTGATGGGCGCCAGCTCTGGGAAGCTGCTCGGTAAAACCGTTGCCCTGAAAGACAACATCTCCCTGGCCGGTGTGCCAATGATGAATGGCGCCGCGCCGCTGGCTGGCCATTTGCCAGCGTTCGATGCCACCGTGGTGACCCGTTTGCTCGACGCCGGGGTGACCATCCTCGGCAAGGCCACCTGCGAGCACTACTGCCTGTCTGGCGCGAGCCATACTTCAGACCCGGCCCCGGTGCACAACCCACTGCGTCCGGGCTTCAGCACCGGTGGCTCGTCGTCGGGCAGTGCGGCGCTGGTGGCGGCTGGCGAAGTCGACCTGGCAGTGGGCGGCGATCAAGGCGGCTCGGCGCGTATTCCTGCGGCGTGGTGCGGCATTTATGGCCTGAAGCCGACCTTCGGCCTGGTGCCGTATACCGGGGTGATGGCGGTCGAGGCGACCTTCGACCATCTCGGCCCGATGACCAACAACGTGCGCGACAACGCTCTGATGCTGGAAGTGATGGCTGGCGCCGATGGGCTCGATCCACGCCAGGGCGCGCCTGAAATCGACGCTTACAGCCACTACCTTGATCGTGGCGTGGATGGCCTGCGTATCGGCATCCTTCAGCAAGGCTTCGAGCTGGCCAACCTCGACCCGCGGGTTGCCAAGTCGGTGCGCAGCGCCATCACTCAGTTTGAAGCGTTGGGTGCGCTGGTCGAGGAAGTCTCGGTGCCCGAGCACGCCCTGGCCGGCGCGTTGTGGGGCCCGATCGGCTGCGAAGGCCTGACCATGCAGATGATGCACGGCAACGGTGCAGGCTTTAACTGGAAGGGCCTGTACGACGTCGGCCTGCTCGACAAACAAGTCAGCTGGCGCACCCAGGCCGACGCCCTCTCGCCTTCGCTCAAGTTATGCATGCTGGTCGGCCAGTTTGGCCTCGACCACTACCACGGCCGTTACTACGCCAAGGCGCAGAACATCGCCCGCTTCGCCCGCGCCGGTTACGACAAGGCGCTGGAGCAATACGACCTGCTGGTGATGCCGACCGTGCCGATCATCGCCCAGCCGCTGCCGAAGGCAGATTGCTCGATCACCGATAACGTCTCGCGGGCATTGGAAATGCTAGGTAATACCGCCGCCCAGGACATCACCGGCCACCCGGCCATGTCCATCCCCTGCGGTTTGGTCGACGGCTTGCCCGTTGGGCTGATGCTGGTCGGCAAGCATTACGCCGAGGGCACCATTTACCAAGCGGCTGCGGCATTCGAAGGTGCGGTGGACTGGCGCACGCTGTAA
- a CDS encoding SH3 domain-containing protein, protein MKYVVIESHRSEYPRPISFARGTLLQIGQRYEGEEDWQDWYLCSCEGQEPGWVPGQLIERLGVGQGRALESYSAYELDADPGQVMVGLRRLNGWLWCRHQRNGELGWLPLEKLRQMD, encoded by the coding sequence ATGAAATACGTGGTGATCGAAAGCCATCGCAGTGAATACCCCCGACCCATCAGCTTCGCCCGAGGGACGTTGTTGCAGATCGGGCAGCGTTACGAGGGCGAGGAAGACTGGCAGGACTGGTACCTGTGCAGTTGTGAGGGGCAAGAGCCAGGCTGGGTACCGGGGCAACTGATCGAGCGGCTCGGTGTTGGCCAGGGGCGGGCACTGGAGTCGTACTCGGCCTATGAGCTGGACGCTGATCCCGGACAGGTGATGGTGGGGCTGCGGCGTTTGAACGGCTGGCTCTGGTGTCGGCACCAGCGCAACGGTGAACTGGGGTGGTTGCCGTTGGAAAAGTTGCGACAGATGGACTGA
- a CDS encoding cupin domain-containing protein — MKRFSLTATLFAGVLLGASLTAQAHGVGEVVTPNFEHAIPNIPGKSLVAVEVDYAPGAQSPSHVHAQSAFIYAYVVSGAIESQVDDGPKQVFKAGESWYENPGARHTVSRNASKTAPAKLLAVFIVDSDDKALTTPVAHAGEK, encoded by the coding sequence ATGAAGCGTTTTTCGCTCACGGCTACCCTTTTTGCCGGCGTCCTGTTGGGCGCTTCGCTGACGGCCCAGGCGCATGGTGTCGGCGAGGTAGTGACGCCCAACTTCGAACATGCCATTCCCAACATTCCAGGCAAATCGCTGGTGGCGGTCGAGGTGGACTATGCGCCGGGGGCACAGTCGCCTTCGCATGTGCATGCCCAATCTGCATTCATCTACGCCTATGTCGTATCGGGGGCCATCGAGTCCCAGGTCGATGATGGCCCCAAGCAGGTCTTCAAGGCCGGTGAAAGCTGGTACGAGAATCCCGGCGCGCGTCATACCGTGAGCCGCAACGCCAGCAAGACAGCGCCTGCGAAGTTGCTCGCGGTCTTCATTGTCGATAGCGATGACAAAGCCCTCACCACACCTGTCGCACACGCCGGGGAGAAGTAA
- a CDS encoding phenylacetaldoxime dehydratase family protein: MESAIDKHLKCPRTLSRRVPDDYQPPFPMWVGRADEQLTQVVMAYLGVQYKGDGQREQALQAMRDIVASFSLADGPLTHDLTHHTDNSGYDNLMIVGYWKDAGAYCRWVRSAGVEGWWSSPQRLNDGLGYYREISAPRAEQFETLYAFQSDLPGVGAVMDKTSGEIEEHGYWGSMRDRFPVSQTDWMSPDGELRVVSGDPAKGGRVVVVGHDNIALIRSGQDWAAAEAAERSLYLDEILPTLQDGMDFLRDNGQPLGCYSNRFVRNIDADGNFLDMSYNIGHWRSVEKLERWAESHPTHLRIFVTFFRVAAGLQKLRLYHEVSVSDASSQVFEYINCHPHTGMLRDAQVSTN, from the coding sequence ATGGAGTCTGCAATCGACAAACACCTCAAGTGCCCGCGCACGTTATCGCGCCGGGTGCCTGATGACTACCAGCCGCCCTTTCCGATGTGGGTGGGCCGTGCTGATGAGCAGTTGACTCAGGTGGTGATGGCTTACCTGGGCGTGCAATACAAAGGTGACGGCCAGCGCGAGCAAGCCTTGCAGGCGATGCGTGACATCGTTGCCAGCTTCAGCCTGGCCGACGGCCCGCTGACTCACGACCTGACCCACCACACCGACAACAGCGGCTACGACAACCTGATGATCGTCGGCTACTGGAAGGACGCCGGCGCCTATTGCCGCTGGGTGCGCTCGGCCGGGGTGGAGGGCTGGTGGAGTTCGCCGCAGCGTTTGAATGATGGGCTGGGTTATTACCGCGAGATCTCTGCACCGCGGGCGGAGCAGTTCGAGACGTTGTATGCGTTTCAAAGCGACTTGCCGGGCGTTGGCGCGGTCATGGACAAGACCAGTGGCGAGATCGAAGAGCACGGTTACTGGGGCTCGATGCGCGACCGTTTTCCGGTGTCGCAAACCGACTGGATGAGCCCTGACGGCGAACTGCGGGTGGTGTCTGGCGACCCGGCCAAGGGCGGCCGGGTGGTGGTGGTTGGCCACGACAATATCGCCTTGATTCGTTCGGGCCAGGATTGGGCCGCGGCGGAGGCGGCGGAGCGTTCGTTGTACCTGGATGAGATCTTGCCGACCTTGCAGGACGGCATGGACTTCTTGCGCGACAACGGCCAGCCGTTGGGCTGTTACAGCAATCGCTTCGTGCGCAATATCGATGCCGACGGCAACTTTCTCGACATGAGTTATAACATCGGCCACTGGCGCTCGGTGGAAAAACTCGAACGCTGGGCGGAATCACACCCGACTCATTTGCGCATCTTCGTCACGTTCTTCCGAGTGGCGGCGGGGCTGCAGAAGTTACGCCTGTACCACGAGGTGTCGGTGTCCGATGCAAGCAGCCAGGTGTTCGAGTACATCAACTGCCACCCGCACACGGGCATGTTGCGTGACGCGCAAGTAAGCACCAACTAA
- a CDS encoding helix-turn-helix domain-containing protein — protein sequence MAETNHYSTLAVSPARRFDYWREVVCRHCLSADSKPSSQSDFEGVLQVNGIGPLDITTLSSPLHHWVRSEKHLRSDPADDIWLGFTLNGHGEIEQDTRKAGLSAGNLFLYDATQPFRFSLGGTENHLIRIPRSLLAQRLPRIGDFTALVLDEARPGVIPLRQMIGQAVSSVALLQDEGISRRYCNTITDLLVLSLELQDLKTIHQELDLYGRIMNYIQRHLTEPELSLESIAVAHHVSTRTVTRAFARHQKSPVAEIWKERLNASRTAIECGQVRSVSQAALEFGFSDFSHFSHAFRKAFGVAPHTLLRGSGV from the coding sequence ATGGCTGAGACCAACCATTATTCCACCCTTGCCGTTTCGCCCGCTCGCCGCTTTGATTACTGGCGAGAAGTGGTCTGCCGCCATTGCCTGTCGGCAGACAGTAAACCCTCGTCGCAGAGCGATTTCGAAGGTGTGCTACAGGTCAACGGAATTGGCCCTCTGGACATCACCACCCTGTCGTCGCCGCTGCACCACTGGGTGCGCTCCGAGAAGCATTTGCGCAGCGACCCGGCCGACGATATATGGCTCGGTTTCACCCTCAACGGCCACGGCGAAATTGAACAAGACACCCGCAAAGCTGGCCTCAGCGCTGGCAATTTGTTTCTTTACGACGCAACCCAACCGTTCCGCTTCAGCCTCGGTGGTACCGAAAACCATCTGATCCGCATCCCCCGCTCACTGCTTGCCCAACGCCTGCCCCGCATTGGCGACTTTACCGCGTTGGTGCTGGACGAAGCCCGCCCCGGCGTTATCCCGCTGCGGCAGATGATCGGCCAGGCGGTCAGTTCAGTAGCGCTGTTACAGGATGAAGGGATCTCCCGGCGCTATTGCAACACCATCACTGATCTACTGGTGCTTAGCCTGGAGCTACAGGACCTGAAGACTATTCATCAAGAGCTTGATCTTTATGGGCGGATCATGAATTACATTCAGCGACATTTGACGGAGCCTGAACTGTCGCTTGAGTCGATTGCTGTGGCGCATCACGTGTCGACACGGACGGTGACACGGGCGTTTGCCCGGCACCAGAAGTCACCGGTCGCCGAGATCTGGAAGGAGCGGCTGAACGCTAGCCGGACGGCGATTGAGTGTGGCCAGGTAAGGAGTGTTTCCCAGGCGGCGCTGGAGTTTGGCTTCTCCGATTTTTCACATTTCAGTCATGCGTTCCGGAAGGCATTTGGGGTGGCGCCACATACCTTGTTGCGGGGGAGTGGGGTTTGA